The genome window ATTTCACAAGTGGACAGATATCCCTGGGTAGCATTTTTTCAGCATAAGGGACAGAAAAATTTGTGCCACCGCATAATGCAATTGGCACTAAATCCAAAGCCATTATTACCTCTTCAGGAACATAGATACAGAAAAATCCGACAATCTTTTTGCCCTTGGATTTTTCTTCAATCAATTCTGCAATCCTGCCACCATGCGATTCGTGGAGCACATTGTCAAAATATTCCATTGTCTTGGGACGATTTTTTTGTTTGCCAACGGTATTTTGAAATCCTTTGTTAATATAGTCCAGCACCTCGTTGTGCAAATTTACATCAAGTCCTAATTCCTGCCACATTTTTTCGTAATTATTAACAGACATAAAAATTCCTTTCACCCTTACCTATATCCTCTCACTTAAAGGGAGAGGATAGATGTAAAGGATTTCATTTTTTCTCCTTCTTAAAAAACAATTCGCAGAAACAATGTCCGTCCTTTTCCACTTCTTCATCCAAAGTTGGGCAGGGGCAGAGCACATCATTTTTTAAATCAGGGGGGTCACTCTGTTTGCAGGGGCAATAGTATTTTCCATATTCAAGATAATTCATGGTCATCAGACCGATCACCTTTTTTACCCGGCTTATCTTTTTATTAAAGACATAGCCTTTTTGACGGGCAACCTTGATTAGTCTTTCGTAGTTCTTATTATATTCTTTTGTTCCCACTATTTTATCCCATGGATTGGGCATATCGCCTCCTTGAAATATGATTATTGAGTTGTTGTTTAGAAAATGGTCTTGTTAAATAGTTAAATATGACCAAT of candidate division WOR-3 bacterium contains these proteins:
- a CDS encoding ferredoxin-thioredoxin reductase catalytic domain-containing protein, producing MPNPWDKIVGTKEYNKNYERLIKVARQKGYVFNKKISRVKKVIGLMTMNYLEYGKYYCPCKQSDPPDLKNDVLCPCPTLDEEVEKDGHCFCELFFKKEKK